Part of the Mycolicibacterium mengxianglii genome is shown below.
TCCGCGGCCCGCGCTGCGGGAGCTCGCGGCGGTGCTCAACCCCGCGAGCGCTTAGGAGTTCTGCTCGGGGAGCGGTCCGGACGGCAGCTCGCCTGCCGCTCGGGCCGCTTTTCGGCGCTTGTACCACTCCCAGAGCATGGGAGCGACGGACGCCAGCACGATCAGGATGAAGATGGGCTCCAGCAGTTTCTGCACGATCTCGAACTTGCCCAGCCAGTATCCGAGCAGGGTGATGCCCACGCCCCACACCACGGCGCCCAGGACGTTGAATGCGGTGAACGTGGCGTAGCCCATCCGGGCGGCGCCGGCGGTGATGGGAGCCAGCGTCCGGACGATCGGGACGAAACGTGCAATGACGATGGCGAACGGGCCGCGCTCCTCGAAGAACAGGTGCGCCTCGTCGAGGTACCTCTGCTTGAGCACTCGGGCGTTCGGCTTGAACATCGAGGTACCCACCGAACGGCCGATCCAGTAGCCGACCTGGCCGCCGAGCACGGCGGCGATGGGAATGAACACCAGCAGCTGCCAGAGCTGGAAATTGGCGTAGTCGGCGCCCTGTGCGGCGGTGCCGGCGGCGAGCATGCCGGCGACGAAGAGCAGGGAATCTCCCGGCAGGACGGGGAACAGCACCCCGGACTCGACGAACACCACCACCAGCAGGCCGATCAATGCCCAGGTGCCGAAATAGCTGAGCAGCGTCAGGGGGTCCATGAAGTCCGGCAGCAATGCCAGATAGGTCACGGATTCGGTCGAGGCCAGGGCGGTCACGGCGACCAGACTACCGGCGGAGCGCGTGTGACCTGGTCCGCGCTGCTGGCTACGGGAGTGACTTGCGATACTCGTAAGGAGATAGACAATCCGCCGCCAAGCACGTCAGCAGCCAGGAGGAGCCCGCTCATGCCGATCGCTACACCCGAGGTCTACGCCGAGATGCTGGGCCGCGCCAAAGACCATTCCTATGCGTTCCCGGCCATCAACTGCACGTCGTCGGAAACCATCAACGCTGCGCTCAAGGGTTTCGCCGACGCCGGTAGCGACGGCATCATCCAGTTCTCGACCGGCGGCGCCGAATTCGGTTCCGGGCTGGGCATCAAGGACATGGTGACCGGCGCGGTGGCACTGGCGGAGTTCGCCCACGTCGTCGCCGACAAGTACCCGATCACCGTCGCGCTGCACACCGACCACTGCCCCAAGGACAAGCTCGACACCTACGTACGCCCGCTGCTGGCGATCTCGGCCGAGCGTGTCGCCAAGGGCGAGAACCCGCTGTTCCAGTCCCACATGTGGGACGGCTCCGCGGTGCCGATCGACGAGAACCTGCAGATTGCCAAGGAACTGCTCAAGCTGGCGTCGCAGGCGAAGATCATCCTGGAAATCGAGATCGGCGTCGTCGGTGGTGAAGAAGATGGCGTCGAGGCCGAGATCAACGAGAAGCTCTACACCACGCCCGAGGACTTCGAGAAGACCATCGACGCCCTTGGTGCGGGCGAGCACGGAAGGTACTTGCTGGCAGCTACTTTCGGCAATGTGCACGGTGTCTACAAGCCCGGCAACGTGAAGCTGCGTCCCGATATCCTGGCGCAGGGCCAGCAGGTGGCGGCGTCGAAGTTGGGGCTCGGTGAGGGCTCCAAGCCGTTCGACTTCGTGTTCCACGGTGGTTCGGGCTCGCTGAAGTCCGAGATCGAGGATTCGCTGAAGTACGGCGTGGTGAAGATGAACGTCGACACCGACACGCAGTACGCCTTCACCCGCCCGTTGGCCGGTCACATGTTCGCCAATTACGACGGCGTGCTCAAGATCGACGGTGAGGTCGGCAACAAGAAGGTCTACGACCCGCGCAGCTACCTCAAGAAGGCCGAAGCCTCGATGACCGAGCGGGTCATCGAGGCCTGCAACGACCTGCACAGCGCCGGCCGCAGCGTCACCGGCAGCTAGTTGGGGATTTCGGCGCGCTCATCGTCGCCCAGCGACGATGAGCGCGCCGAAATCACAAGGCTCACTGAGAGCTCTGGCAGATCTTCCACTGGTCGTCGCGGAACTCGAGGTCGAAGCTGCGGGTGGAGCGGGTCGACGGGTCATACGCCATGAAGGTCGTCACGTTGGCCTCGGCGTGCTCCCCGTTGACCACCACCTGATCGATGCTGGCCACAACGGGGTACTGCTTGGCCGCGGCCACCCGGGTGTGGATGTCCGACCACTGCTGGTCGTCGTATTTGATGTAGCTGGCGGCGGTGTCGCCGCAGGTGACGCTGCGCAGGGTGGCGAGGTCACCGTTCTGGATCGCACTGTCGAAGCTCTGAATGGTGTGACGGACCGTGTCTTCCTGCGTGGCCTGCGAGTCGTCGCCGCGGGTGAGCAGCACGGTGCCCAGGATCGCGACCGCGGCCAGCGCGGCGATCACCAGGACCACGGCCACCACCCAGCCCCAGCTGCGCTTCTTGCCGGGCAGCTTCGGCGGTTCGGACCGGGGTGGAATCGCTTGCGGTGCCGCGGTGCGCGGCTGCCCCCCGGGGGGCGCCATCATCGGCGGCGCGAACGCGGGGTCGGTGTTGGGGTCCTGGCTCCCGGGAGGAACCGAGATGATCTCGGTGGCGGGTTCCGGCGCCCTGTCGATGATCTGCGTCGAGCCGTCGTCCATGCCGGACGGGGCGGTGAAGCGTCGCTCGCCGGGATTGATCGCCGGCTCGGTCCCCGGGGTGTGGGCATCACTCTGCGCGACGAAAACCTCGGTGGCCGGCTCCTCGTGCGTCGAGGTCACCTCGGTATCGGGTTCGGCACCGGGGCGGACGGTCGGTTCGGCGTCCTGGTCGGGCCCTGAGGGGTCTGACATGGATCTGCGTCCTCCCGTGCTACATGCGCTGTGAAACGGCGTCGGCGACTTTCCGCTGCCGTGCGATGGTGCATCTGAGACTAGCGCCGGCCGGCGCGTCCCACTCCCATCCAGCACGGCAGAATAGTCGCCATGACGCGTATGGGTGATCTTCTGGGACCGGAGCCGGTGCTTCTGCCGGCGGACGTCGAGGCGGAAGGGGACCTGGCGGCCGGTGAGAACCCGGCGATCGTCGCCGCGGCACACCCGTCGGCCTCGGTGGCCTGGGCGACCCTGGCCGAGCAGGCGCTCGCCGACGACAAGGCGATCACCGCCTACGCCTATGCCCGCACCGGTTACCACCGGGGTCTGGACCAGTTGCGCCGGAACGGGTGGAAGGGCTTCGGGCCGGTGCCGTTCTCCCACGAACCGAACCGCGGGTTCCTGCGGTGCGTCGCGGCGCTGGCCCGGGCGGCGGACACGATCGGTGAGACGCCTGAGTACGCGCGGTGCCTGGACCTGCTCGACGACTGCGACCCGCAGGCACGCGAGCAGCTCGGCCTGACCTGAGTGCGTCGTCAGTGATGGCTTGGCTCAGCCGGGCCATCGCAGTCTCCGGTGCAACCGGGGGGTTCCACCTGGACGGTGGCGTGTGCCAGTCCGCGGGCGGCCAGCACGGCGCGCGCGTCGCCGAGCACCCGCGCTGAGTCCGCGGTACTGGTCAGGTGCGCGGTGGCCATGTCTTTGCCCGGGACCAGCGTCCATACGTGCAGGTCGTGCACTTCGGTGACGCCGGGAACGGCGCGTAGGGCCTGCCGCAGCTCGTCGACGTCGATGTGCGTGGGGGAGGACTCCGACAGAATGCGCAGTGCCGAGCGCGCCAGGGACACTGCGCGTGGCAGTACCCACAGTGCGACCAAGATGGCGACGACGACGTCTGCGTAGGGCCATCCGGTGGTCACGGTGACGATGCCGGCGATGAGAACGCCGATACTGCCGACGGTGTCGGCCACCACTTCCATGTAGGCGCCCTTGACGGCCAGGCTTTTTTCGGAGTCTGCCCGCAGCACGAGCACCACCACGGCATTGGCGAGCAGTCCGGCCAGCGCCACCGCGATCATCGGGACTCCGGGTACTGCCGGCGCGTGGCCCAGGCGTTCGACGGCCTCGTAGAGGATGAACGCGGCGACCCCGAGCAGTAGCGCCGCATTGGCCACCGCGGTGAACACCTCGGCGCGGTGCCAGCCGTAGGTGCGCGCGGCGGATGCCGAACCGCGCCGCGCCAGCAGCACGGCGGTCAGGCCCATGAACATCGCCACCAGGTCGGTGAGCATGTGGCCGGCGTCGGCCAGCAGGGCGATGGAGTTGATCAGCAGCGCCGTCACCAGTTCGATGACGAAGAACACGGTGAGTATTGCCGCCGAGAGCAGCATCCGGCTGACCCGCGAGTCGCCGTGGCTGTGATCGTGGCCGGCACCCATGCCGTGAAATATATGCGCGATGACGCATGTATTGCAACCGTGCATCTCCTCGCTGCCCTAGTTGCGTACACGTCAGAATGTATTGTGGAGTGGTGATTCGGCAGTCGGGGGTGAGGCGCAGCCAGGAAGCGCGCAGCGCCGAGACGCGCACCCGATTGCTGGACGCCACGATCGAATGTCTGTTGCGGTACGGCTACGCCGGAACCACGACACCCCGGGTCGCCGAGCTCGCCGGCGTCACCCGCGGGGCCCAGGCGCACCACTTCGGTTCCAAGGACGAGCTGATGCTGGCCGCGCTGCAGCATCTGACGGCCAAGCGGATCTCGACCGAGGTGGCCAGGTTCTCGATGGATTTCGCCGCCTCCGACGACCCGATCGACGCCATCCTGCAGCTGCTGTGGGATATCCACAGCGCCCCGATCTTCATTCCCATCGTGGAATTGTGGGTGGCCGGCCGCACCAACTCCGACTTGGGCCGTGAGGTGGCGAAGTTCGAATCGGTGGCCACCAGCACGCTGATGTCGGTGATCGCCGAGTTCGCCCCCGAGGGCATCCACCGGTCGATGGCCGATTTCGTCTACACCGCGATGGACGCGCTGCGCGGCATCCTCATCTCGAGCTTCGTGGACAGCGATCCGACCCGGGCCCGGCGCCGCTGGGAACGTGCCACTGTCAACCTCCGTCGCATCGTCGACCCGGCCATCGCGGACTGGGCTGTGACCCAAACCGCACTCTGACCCAAAATTCACCACTCGGCTGGACGCACTTACATACACGCCTGTATGTTTGTTCCCGTGGTGGTGGTGCGCCGCGGCGGCATCAGCGGGACGCACGGTAGGGGGGTCGTGTGAGCCCGCGAGGGGTCTGATGCCGCCTGGCGCGCCGCTACCCCGTAGGCGCGGGCAGTGACTGCAGGATGGTCACAGCCACGCAGACCAGAACCTGGTCAGCTGACCGCCGACCGCCGACAGGTAAGTCGGCACACCGGACAGCTCGTAGACCCAGTACACCGCCCCGAAGAACCACTCGTTCAGTGCCGGCGTGAGCAGCAGGAGCAGCAGGATCATGAATCCCCACGGCTTGAAGCTGTTCAAAGCGCGTTGGGTGTCCGGCCGCAGGTGCGGCTCCAACGCGCCGTAGCCGTCCAGCCCCGGTACCGGCAGCAGGTTCAGCAGTACCGCGGTCACCTGCAGGAAGCCCAGGAATGCCACGCCGGACCAGAACACCCCGTGGTCCGCGTCGTAAAACAGGCTGGTCAGTGTCAACAGCAGCACTGCCAGCACCACATTGGCCAACGGTCCGGCGAGGCTGACGATGGAGCGCTGCCGGGGCGTCATGAACCCGGTCCGCACATACACCGCACCGCCGGGCAGTCCGATCCCCCCGAGTGCGATGAACAGCAGCGGCAACCCCAGCGACAGCAGCGGGCTGGAGTACTTCAGCGGGTTCAACGTGAGATAGCCGCGCACCGCGACGTCGTGGTCCCCGTAACGCCACGCGGTGAAGGCGTGGCCGAACTCGTGCAGGCACAGCGACACCAGCCAGCCCGCGATCACGAAGAGGAACACGCCGATGTGGGCCAACGCGGTGATCGAACCGGCGGCAACCCATGCCAACACGCCCCCGACGGCGGTGGCCGCGACGATGGCCAGGAAGACCGGGCTGGGCCGGACGGACTGGCCGACGAGGCGTTTGCTCACGTCACGACTGTACGTGCGCTACCTGCGCGGCCCGGCCCTCACGTGACCCGCAACCAGCCCTCGACGTGCCGGTAGAAGGTGGATCGCCGAACTGGCCGGGCCGCGGCGATACCGTCGCGCACCACGATCGCGCCTGGCGTTC
Proteins encoded:
- a CDS encoding DedA family protein, whose translation is MDPLTLLSYFGTWALIGLLVVVFVESGVLFPVLPGDSLLFVAGMLAAGTAAQGADYANFQLWQLLVFIPIAAVLGGQVGYWIGRSVGTSMFKPNARVLKQRYLDEAHLFFEERGPFAIVIARFVPIVRTLAPITAGAARMGYATFTAFNVLGAVVWGVGITLLGYWLGKFEIVQKLLEPIFILIVLASVAPMLWEWYKRRKAARAAGELPSGPLPEQNS
- the fbaA gene encoding class II fructose-bisphosphate aldolase, which translates into the protein MPIATPEVYAEMLGRAKDHSYAFPAINCTSSETINAALKGFADAGSDGIIQFSTGGAEFGSGLGIKDMVTGAVALAEFAHVVADKYPITVALHTDHCPKDKLDTYVRPLLAISAERVAKGENPLFQSHMWDGSAVPIDENLQIAKELLKLASQAKIILEIEIGVVGGEEDGVEAEINEKLYTTPEDFEKTIDALGAGEHGRYLLAATFGNVHGVYKPGNVKLRPDILAQGQQVAASKLGLGEGSKPFDFVFHGGSGSLKSEIEDSLKYGVVKMNVDTDTQYAFTRPLAGHMFANYDGVLKIDGEVGNKKVYDPRSYLKKAEASMTERVIEACNDLHSAGRSVTGS
- a CDS encoding Rv0361 family membrane protein — its product is MSDPSGPDQDAEPTVRPGAEPDTEVTSTHEEPATEVFVAQSDAHTPGTEPAINPGERRFTAPSGMDDGSTQIIDRAPEPATEIISVPPGSQDPNTDPAFAPPMMAPPGGQPRTAAPQAIPPRSEPPKLPGKKRSWGWVVAVVLVIAALAAVAILGTVLLTRGDDSQATQEDTVRHTIQSFDSAIQNGDLATLRSVTCGDTAASYIKYDDQQWSDIHTRVAAAKQYPVVASIDQVVVNGEHAEANVTTFMAYDPSTRSTRSFDLEFRDDQWKICQSSQ
- a CDS encoding DUF3151 domain-containing protein encodes the protein MTRMGDLLGPEPVLLPADVEAEGDLAAGENPAIVAAAHPSASVAWATLAEQALADDKAITAYAYARTGYHRGLDQLRRNGWKGFGPVPFSHEPNRGFLRCVAALARAADTIGETPEYARCLDLLDDCDPQAREQLGLT
- a CDS encoding cation diffusion facilitator family transporter, producing the protein MGAGHDHSHGDSRVSRMLLSAAILTVFFVIELVTALLINSIALLADAGHMLTDLVAMFMGLTAVLLARRGSASAARTYGWHRAEVFTAVANAALLLGVAAFILYEAVERLGHAPAVPGVPMIAVALAGLLANAVVVLVLRADSEKSLAVKGAYMEVVADTVGSIGVLIAGIVTVTTGWPYADVVVAILVALWVLPRAVSLARSALRILSESSPTHIDVDELRQALRAVPGVTEVHDLHVWTLVPGKDMATAHLTSTADSARVLGDARAVLAARGLAHATVQVEPPGCTGDCDGPAEPSHH
- a CDS encoding TetR/AcrR family transcriptional regulator gives rise to the protein MIRQSGVRRSQEARSAETRTRLLDATIECLLRYGYAGTTTPRVAELAGVTRGAQAHHFGSKDELMLAALQHLTAKRISTEVARFSMDFAASDDPIDAILQLLWDIHSAPIFIPIVELWVAGRTNSDLGREVAKFESVATSTLMSVIAEFAPEGIHRSMADFVYTAMDALRGILISSFVDSDPTRARRRWERATVNLRRIVDPAIADWAVTQTAL
- a CDS encoding site-2 protease family protein translates to MSKRLVGQSVRPSPVFLAIVAATAVGGVLAWVAAGSITALAHIGVFLFVIAGWLVSLCLHEFGHAFTAWRYGDHDVAVRGYLTLNPLKYSSPLLSLGLPLLFIALGGIGLPGGAVYVRTGFMTPRQRSIVSLAGPLANVVLAVLLLTLTSLFYDADHGVFWSGVAFLGFLQVTAVLLNLLPVPGLDGYGALEPHLRPDTQRALNSFKPWGFMILLLLLLTPALNEWFFGAVYWVYELSGVPTYLSAVGGQLTRFWSAWL